A segment of the Bordetella flabilis genome:
ATATCGACGGGCGTGGGATTGGCGCCCAGCGCCTTGAAGGTCTGCAGCCAGGCCTCGCCGGGCAGGGTGCGGATTTTCAAGCCTTTGATGTCGTCCACCGTCTTGATGGGACGAACGTTGTTCGTGACGTGCCGGGCGCCGATCGAACCCATGCCCAGCAGCAGAATGCCCTTCTCCGCCGCTCGCGATGCCAGATACTCGGTGAAGGGGCCATCCATTTCGCACGCGGCCTGTTCGGCGGAGGTGGCGCTGAACGGCAGTACCGCCGCCCCGAACGCCGGCACGAGCTTATCGAAAAAGCCCAACGAACCCCATGCCATCTGGATCTGGTTGGTGCGAACCTGATCCACCTGCTCCATGGCACCGCCAAGGACGTTGTCCGGAAAAAGATCGACGCGGATCGTGCCATTCGACAGGCGTGCCACCTCGGTCTTGAAGGTTTGCATGGCTACGCTGGTGGAATGCGCCGCCGGAAAGGATCCGCTGGCCCGCCAGCGCACCTTGCTGTCCTCCGCATGCGCGGCGCCACCCGTCGCCATGGACCCCATGATCGCCATGAAGGCTAGGACCGGCCACTTCCTCACGTGTTCGCGAAACATTTTTTCCCCTTGTTCGTGCATATGACCCGTCGCGGCGTTGCCGTGCGAATCGAATGAAGGCAATAGTAGGACAGCGGACAAACCGGATAATCAGCAACAGCGTAAATTCATATTACACACTGCGTGAATAAAACAAAACATACTTTGGTGGTCCAATATGCGCAAGCCCTCGGGCGCAGATCGCACTCAACCAATTGTTTTAACTGATTTTTTTAGCTCACCTTCCACAGATTTCCGGTCTGACCACTCAGACCACGTAATTGGTGCATTTGCCATTTATAGGTGTTTACCCTGGATCAAGGACCTGCTCGCCGCGACTCAGGGTTACCCTAAGCCGATCTGCACGAACTTCGGACAGATCAGAGGCTTTTTTCCAACGACTGGTCAGACCGCGGCGACGCTGGGCGCGGACCCCTATATGGAGAACGGACAAATGAAGGAAATTCTTTGCGGTATCGGCGTGGACGTCGACGCGGTGGCCGGCTGGCTCGGGTCCTACGGCGGCGAAGATTCGCCGCTCGACATTTCGCGCGGCATGTTCGCTGGCGAAGTGGGCGTGCCGCGCCTGCTCAGCCTGTTCAGGAAATTGGACATGCGCACGACCTGGTTCGTACCCGGCCATTCGATGGAGACCTTCCCCGACCAGATCCGGGCCGTCGCCGATGGCGGCCACGAACTGGGCCTGCACGGCTACAGCCACGAGAATCCCATCCACATGACGCGGCAACAGGAGCAGGACGTCCTGGATAAAACCATCGACGTCATGCTGAAACATACCGGGCAACATCCGCGCGGCTACGTCGCCCCATGGTGGGAGCTGAGTCCCAATACCGCGGAGCTGCTGTTGTCGCGGAACATCAAGTATGACCACAGCTTCATGCACCACGACTTCCTGCCGTATTACGTCCGCACCGGCGATTCGTGGACCAAGATCGACTACTCCAAGCCCGCCGCCCATTGGATGAAACCCTTGCAGCGCGGCAGCAACCTGACGCGCCTGGTAGAGATCCCGCCCAGTTGGTATCTGGACGATCTGCCGCCCATGATGTTCATCAAGAAGTCGCCGAACAGCCACGGCTTCGTGAACCCGCGCGACCTGGAAGAGATGTGGCGCGATCAGTTCGACTGGGTATACCGTGAAATGGACTACGCGGTGTTCACCCTGACCCTGCATCCGGACGTCTCTGGACGCCCGCAGGTACTGCTGATGCTGGAGCGCCTGATTTCCTACATTTCCTCGCACCCTGGCGTACGCTGGCTACCCTTCGACGAAATCGCCGACGACTTCATGCGGCGCAGTCCACCTCCTTCCGCCTGATCCCGTCATGTGCAGCCTGTGCGGGGCGCTCGGCCCCGGCATCTCCTGGGAACAGAATGGCCTGGATACGGCCGACGCGCCGCTCTGGCGCCGGCGGGAAGCGGCCGCGACCGCGCGCGAACTGTCCCGTCTGCTGCGACCGCTTCGCGTCACGGTCGATGCCCATCCGGACTTCGGTTTCCTGATCTCGTTTCCCACCGGCGGCTCGCAGATCGCCAACGGCCTGGCGGATATCTGGCATGTCCTGGATAGCCGCGGGCTGGACATTCCCGACCCGCTGCGGCCCGCATGAACGCCGACTCCCACCTGGACATCCCGCCGGTCCATGTACTGACCGGCCCCCTGGGCAGCGGCAAGTCCACCTTGCTCAACCGCCTGCTGCACACCGGCCTGGCGCCGGACACGGCGATTATTGTCAATGAATTCGGCGAGGCCGGCCTCGACCGCACCTTCATCCAGGAAAGCTCCGATGAAGTCCTGCTCATGGACAATGGGTGCATCTGCTGTTCGCTGCGCAGCGACCTCTCCGACACGCTGATGCGCCTGGCCGCACTGCGCGACGAGCACGCCTGGTCCATGCGCCGCGTCATTATCGAGACCTCGGGCATATCCGATCCGATCCCCATCCTGCATACATTGCGTTCCGACAATCGGTTGCGGGACCGTTTCCGGGCGGGATCGGTGTTGTGCACCGTAGACGCGCAGGCGGGGGCCGCGGCATTGCGCGAACGCCCGGAGTACGTGGCCCAGCTCGGCGCTGCCGACCTGGCTTTGCTTACCAAGGCGGACCTGGTCGATGAACCGGCATTGCGTGACGTGTCGGCCGCGGTCGCCAGCGCCAATCCCCTCGCCAAGGTGGTGCGGACGAGGGAGGCGCTATACGACTACCTGGTCGACGCAGCCCCCCGCACCGACCACACATACGACCAGCTCGAATCACTCGTCCCGCCGGCGCGCCGCGCCCCCCACGGCGTACAACATATTGTGCTGCGCTATCCCGGCCCGCTCTCGTGGCCCTTGTTCGCCATCTGGTTGACCCGGCTGCTGTTCCTGCATGGCGACCGCATACTGAGGACAAAGGGCATTCTTTTCGATCGTGACCGCAACGCCTGGATAGGAGTGCACGCCGTGCGGCGTTTCCTGCACCCGCCCATCCACCTGAAACTGGAGAGACCGCCCGAATCGGGCTCGTGCCTGGTCTTCATCACGGACGGAATCGATCCCGCCCGCATTGCGCGGTCGTACGAGGA
Coding sequences within it:
- a CDS encoding TRAP transporter substrate-binding protein, giving the protein MFREHVRKWPVLAFMAIMGSMATGGAAHAEDSKVRWRASGSFPAAHSTSVAMQTFKTEVARLSNGTIRVDLFPDNVLGGAMEQVDQVRTNQIQMAWGSLGFFDKLVPAFGAAVLPFSATSAEQAACEMDGPFTEYLASRAAEKGILLLGMGSIGARHVTNNVRPIKTVDDIKGLKIRTLPGEAWLQTFKALGANPTPVDINELYQALQQRVVDGQENPYDNMLQRKFDEVQKYLSNTGHFFDWAGYIVNKEAFESLSPAQQSAVKEAVAIAVKKQRELSAKANAAAREGLIKAGMQYDEIPAAELARFRAATQPVYKAMRASLGDPVMDVAEAAIKRCQ
- a CDS encoding polysaccharide deacetylase family protein; protein product: MKEILCGIGVDVDAVAGWLGSYGGEDSPLDISRGMFAGEVGVPRLLSLFRKLDMRTTWFVPGHSMETFPDQIRAVADGGHELGLHGYSHENPIHMTRQQEQDVLDKTIDVMLKHTGQHPRGYVAPWWELSPNTAELLLSRNIKYDHSFMHHDFLPYYVRTGDSWTKIDYSKPAAHWMKPLQRGSNLTRLVEIPPSWYLDDLPPMMFIKKSPNSHGFVNPRDLEEMWRDQFDWVYREMDYAVFTLTLHPDVSGRPQVLLMLERLISYISSHPGVRWLPFDEIADDFMRRSPPPSA
- a CDS encoding CobW family GTP-binding protein, producing the protein MNADSHLDIPPVHVLTGPLGSGKSTLLNRLLHTGLAPDTAIIVNEFGEAGLDRTFIQESSDEVLLMDNGCICCSLRSDLSDTLMRLAALRDEHAWSMRRVIIETSGISDPIPILHTLRSDNRLRDRFRAGSVLCTVDAQAGAAALRERPEYVAQLGAADLALLTKADLVDEPALRDVSAAVASANPLAKVVRTREALYDYLVDAAPRTDHTYDQLESLVPPARRAPHGVQHIVLRYPGPLSWPLFAIWLTRLLFLHGDRILRTKGILFDRDRNAWIGVHAVRRFLHPPIHLKLERPPESGSCLVFITDGIDPARIARSYEELWQASSGHPAEPLS